The Brasilonema sennae CENA114 genome includes a region encoding these proteins:
- a CDS encoding XisI protein: MDKLNQYRQAIKQILTRYSQIKPSFGEIERYTAFDTEQDHYQVISVGWENRRRVYGCLIHIDIKSDQIWIQYDGTEDGIANELVELGVPKDNIVLAYKSPFMRKYTDFAVG; the protein is encoded by the coding sequence GTGGATAAACTAAACCAGTACCGTCAAGCAATCAAGCAAATTTTGACGCGCTATAGTCAGATCAAGCCTTCCTTTGGCGAGATTGAGCGCTATACTGCATTTGATACTGAGCAAGATCACTATCAGGTGATTAGCGTTGGCTGGGAAAATCGTCGTCGCGTTTATGGATGCTTAATCCACATTGATATCAAAAGCGACCAAATTTGGATTCAATACGATGGCACGGAAGATGGAATCGCTAATGAGTTAGTGGAGTTAGGCGTTCCCAAAGACAACATTGTTCTGGCATACAAATCTCCGTTTATGCGTAAATATACTGATTTTGCCGTAGGATAA
- the trmFO gene encoding FADH(2)-oxidizing methylenetetrahydrofolate--tRNA-(uracil(54)-C(5))-methyltransferase TrmFO — translation MEKQTIHVIGGGLAGTEAAWQIASVGISVVLWEMRPNRFGGAHHTEHLAELVCSNSFGAMASDRAAGLLHEELRQLNSIVISKADEHAVPAGGALAVDRGQFSQDLTQTLAQHPLIELRREALRVIPEGIVVLATGPLTSPELAEDLRRFTGMEYLSFFDAASPIIVGESINHDIAFLASRYDKGEAAYLNCPMNKEQYLQFWQELRTAEQVELKDFERETAKFFEACLPIEELARRGEDTMRYGPLKPVGLSDSRTGERPYAVIQLRQEDKAGQLWNMVGFQTNLRWGEQKRIFQMIPGLENAEFVRLGVMHRNTFLNAPVLMQPSLQFINRPTLLAAGQIIGTEGYTAAAAGGWLAGTNAARLALGKEPLTLPKTTMMGSLFEFISSASPKHFQPMPPNFGILPELGQKIKNKQERYGRYRDRALADLKELINSVQQ, via the coding sequence ATGGAAAAACAAACAATTCATGTTATTGGAGGTGGACTAGCTGGGACAGAAGCAGCTTGGCAAATAGCCTCTGTTGGAATATCGGTCGTTCTGTGGGAAATGCGCCCAAATCGCTTCGGTGGTGCACATCACACGGAACATTTAGCGGAATTGGTGTGTAGCAATTCTTTTGGGGCAATGGCAAGCGATCGCGCCGCTGGTCTTTTGCATGAAGAACTACGCCAACTCAATTCTATTGTCATCTCAAAAGCGGATGAACACGCAGTTCCCGCTGGTGGGGCGCTTGCAGTCGATAGAGGACAATTTAGTCAGGATTTGACGCAAACTCTCGCTCAGCATCCTCTGATTGAACTGCGTCGAGAGGCATTACGTGTTATCCCTGAAGGAATTGTCGTTTTGGCAACTGGTCCTTTAACAAGTCCGGAATTGGCAGAAGATTTACGCCGTTTCACAGGGATGGAATACCTCAGCTTTTTTGATGCCGCAAGCCCAATCATTGTGGGAGAATCGATTAACCACGATATTGCTTTTCTCGCCTCTCGTTACGATAAGGGTGAAGCTGCATATTTAAACTGCCCGATGAATAAAGAGCAGTACTTGCAGTTTTGGCAAGAACTGCGTACTGCTGAACAAGTGGAATTGAAGGATTTTGAACGGGAAACGGCGAAATTTTTTGAAGCTTGTTTACCAATTGAGGAACTCGCACGCCGAGGGGAAGACACGATGCGTTATGGTCCTCTTAAGCCAGTCGGGTTATCGGATAGTCGTACCGGAGAACGCCCTTATGCTGTGATACAGTTGCGGCAAGAAGACAAAGCAGGTCAACTTTGGAATATGGTAGGATTCCAAACAAATCTGCGTTGGGGTGAGCAAAAGCGTATTTTCCAAATGATTCCTGGTTTGGAAAATGCTGAGTTCGTGCGGTTGGGAGTCATGCACCGCAACACCTTTCTCAACGCGCCTGTGCTGATGCAGCCTAGTTTGCAATTTATCAACCGTCCAACGTTACTAGCTGCTGGACAGATAATTGGAACTGAAGGATATACTGCAGCCGCAGCCGGTGGTTGGTTGGCGGGAACGAATGCAGCGCGGCTGGCTTTGGGGAAAGAACCTTTGACTCTACCCAAGACGACGATGATGGGGTCACTGTTTGAGTTTATCAGTTCCGCTTCGCCTAAGCATTTTCAACCGATGCCTCCTAATTTTGGGATATTACCAGAATTGGGTCAGAAAATCAAAAATAA